One genomic window of Methyloceanibacter sp. wino2 includes the following:
- a CDS encoding autotransporter domain-containing protein: MSGTVSGINVNNEGSGATSITTVGAVTAGPNSGNTGIRVENTTSATGVMEITTGPGTVSGANGIDAENNAGALIIDVGGDVTATGGNGIIADSGSLATDITISTATGTSVSGTVVGILAENTGVGDISITTNGDVTGGIVQGIRAINGGGAITVKSYGDVTTAATADGIYVYGQTGSTGDITIITGESTNGVSGGSAGISIRGDGSGDVIVNAQGDVSGGIGDGIFANVSGDNLSITTGSSSEVSSTSDHGINGRLLGGGLLEMRVRGDVTALGSGTFGILATSDGDTQTLSTYAGSTVTAASNGVNASHNGSGAMTINVGGVIDSGNNAIYATSGTASEINVTTGVGSIVGMTTGGRSSTNGIHVRNTAGTSSNIIVNGEVTGSSFNGIYGFSNGGAMNVTVNKSGTVNADGNDATDSAIRIGAGTTGAANLTVAGTLNAPNSGYAVRFDQSAGQDDRLEIHSTAKINGTVLAGGGDDTLAFGGGGTGTFDLDAIDTGANTQQYRDFETFEVDSGTWRFSGGTTQAFTVNGGTLKGTGTFGDLTVNGGTIAPGNSIGTMTVNGAFTLGGGSIYEVEVDAGGNSDKVIVNGAVNLTGATLKVLAASGNYDPTTDYTIIENDGTDAVKGKFATVSTNLAFLTPEVNYAAGDGNDVVLTLLRTVSADGGVVTFKDIAKTKNEKAVAGALDKFPTSNPLFLSVLTQTEAGARQAFNALSGEIHATVAGTLVDDSRYAREAVLGRMMQASHAGQALGSGGPQVASYDAGAMRLGGNFVGEETAAEPVAQPLAFWTQGYGAWGTFDGDGNAATADRNLGGFISGMDASVGGSWRVGLATGASFSDVSVDRRYSGANTSTYHLGGYVNGDIEGFALRGGGLWAWSEIETSRAVVFPTFFERQKADYDADTGQLFGEVAYPTQMGGIELEPFGGFAYVSLESGGFREKGGAQSSLRTSGIDQGVGYTTVGLRAAKTMMWGQMHITPHIEAAWLHAFDDVTPGASLAFATTGIGFDIDGVPLAEDSALLDAGLDLAVTDRLSAGVSYQGQYADSVSDNAIKGRLTWLFN, encoded by the coding sequence GTGTCCGGCACGGTCAGCGGCATCAACGTGAACAACGAGGGCTCGGGCGCGACCAGCATCACGACGGTCGGCGCCGTAACGGCCGGCCCCAATTCCGGCAATACCGGTATCCGCGTGGAAAATACCACCTCAGCGACGGGCGTCATGGAAATCACCACGGGCCCCGGCACCGTTTCCGGCGCCAACGGTATCGACGCCGAGAATAATGCGGGGGCGCTGATCATCGACGTTGGTGGCGACGTTACAGCCACAGGCGGCAACGGCATCATTGCCGATAGCGGAAGTCTCGCGACCGATATCACGATCAGCACGGCGACAGGCACCAGCGTCTCCGGCACGGTTGTCGGCATTCTCGCTGAAAACACTGGTGTCGGCGACATCAGCATTACCACCAACGGCGATGTCACCGGCGGGATCGTGCAGGGCATCCGGGCGATCAATGGCGGCGGCGCGATCACGGTGAAGTCTTACGGCGACGTGACAACGGCCGCGACCGCGGACGGTATTTACGTCTATGGCCAGACGGGCTCGACCGGCGACATCACCATCATCACCGGCGAAAGCACGAACGGTGTCTCCGGCGGCTCGGCCGGTATCTCCATACGAGGCGACGGCTCGGGCGACGTGATCGTCAATGCCCAGGGCGACGTGAGCGGAGGCATCGGCGACGGCATCTTCGCGAACGTCTCCGGAGACAATCTGTCGATCACTACCGGGTCGAGCTCGGAGGTCAGCAGCACCAGCGATCACGGCATCAATGGCCGCCTGCTCGGCGGCGGGCTGTTGGAGATGAGGGTCCGCGGCGACGTCACCGCCCTCGGCTCCGGCACCTTCGGCATCTTGGCAACGAGCGATGGGGACACGCAGACGCTTTCGACTTATGCCGGCTCGACCGTCACGGCCGCCAGCAATGGCGTCAACGCGTCTCACAACGGCAGCGGCGCCATGACGATCAACGTCGGCGGGGTGATCGACTCCGGCAACAACGCGATCTATGCAACGAGCGGCACCGCGTCGGAGATCAACGTGACCACGGGCGTCGGCAGCATAGTCGGCATGACGACCGGCGGACGCAGCAGCACCAACGGCATTCACGTCCGCAACACCGCCGGGACCTCCTCGAACATCATCGTCAATGGCGAGGTGACTGGATCGAGCTTCAACGGCATCTACGGCTTCTCGAATGGCGGCGCGATGAACGTCACGGTCAACAAGTCGGGAACGGTGAACGCCGATGGCAACGATGCAACGGATTCCGCAATTCGCATTGGTGCGGGCACGACAGGTGCCGCGAACCTGACCGTTGCCGGCACCTTGAACGCGCCGAACAGCGGTTACGCCGTGCGTTTCGATCAGTCGGCAGGCCAGGACGATCGCCTGGAAATTCATTCCACGGCCAAAATCAACGGCACGGTGCTGGCGGGGGGCGGTGACGACACGCTGGCCTTCGGCGGCGGCGGCACCGGCACGTTCGATCTCGACGCGATCGACACGGGCGCGAACACGCAGCAATACCGCGACTTCGAGACGTTCGAGGTCGACAGCGGCACGTGGCGCTTCTCGGGCGGAACGACGCAGGCCTTCACCGTCAATGGCGGCACGCTGAAGGGCACCGGCACGTTCGGCGATCTGACGGTCAACGGCGGCACCATCGCGCCCGGCAATTCCATCGGCACCATGACCGTGAACGGCGCCTTTACGCTTGGTGGCGGCTCCATCTACGAGGTCGAGGTCGATGCGGGCGGGAACAGCGACAAGGTGATCGTCAACGGCGCGGTGAACCTCACGGGCGCGACGCTAAAAGTGCTGGCCGCGAGCGGGAACTACGATCCGACCACGGACTATACGATCATCGAGAACGACGGCACTGATGCGGTCAAAGGCAAATTCGCCACCGTGTCCACGAACCTCGCCTTCCTGACGCCCGAAGTGAATTACGCCGCGGGCGACGGTAATGATGTGGTGCTGACATTGCTGCGGACCGTCAGCGCCGATGGCGGCGTGGTGACCTTCAAAGACATTGCCAAGACGAAGAACGAGAAGGCCGTCGCAGGTGCTCTGGACAAGTTCCCCACAAGCAACCCGTTGTTCCTGTCGGTACTGACGCAAACAGAGGCCGGCGCGCGCCAAGCCTTCAACGCGCTGTCGGGCGAAATTCATGCGACCGTGGCGGGGACGCTGGTGGACGACAGCCGCTATGCACGCGAGGCCGTGCTCGGCCGCATGATGCAGGCCAGTCACGCGGGCCAGGCGCTTGGGTCGGGCGGCCCGCAAGTCGCAAGTTATGATGCAGGCGCCATGCGGCTCGGCGGCAATTTCGTCGGCGAAGAGACGGCGGCCGAGCCTGTGGCGCAGCCGCTCGCCTTCTGGACGCAAGGCTACGGTGCTTGGGGCACGTTCGACGGTGACGGCAATGCCGCGACGGCGGACCGCAATCTCGGCGGCTTCATCTCCGGCATGGATGCAAGTGTCGGCGGCTCATGGCGAGTTGGGCTGGCGACCGGCGCCTCCTTCTCCGATGTGAGCGTGGACCGGCGCTACAGCGGGGCGAACACTAGCACCTATCATCTCGGCGGCTATGTGAACGGCGACATTGAAGGCTTCGCCTTGCGCGGCGGCGGCCTTTGGGCCTGGAGCGAGATCGAGACGTCCCGCGCGGTAGTGTTCCCCACCTTCTTCGAGCGGCAGAAGGCGGACTACGACGCCGACACGGGACAGCTGTTCGGCGAGGTCGCATATCCCACTCAAATGGGCGGCATCGAACTAGAGCCCTTTGGCGGCTTCGCCTATGTCTCCCTCGAGAGCGGCGGGTTTCGCGAGAAGGGTGGCGCCCAATCGAGCTTGCGCACGTCCGGCATCGACCAGGGCGTGGGTTACACAACAGTCGGCCTGCGCGCGGCCAAAACGATGATGTGGGGTCAGATGCACATCACGCCGCACATCGAGGCGGCCTGGCTGCATGCGTTCGACGACGTGACACCCGGTGCATCGCTGGCCTTCGCCACCACCGGCATCGGCTTTGATATCGACGGTGTGCCGCTGGCCGAAGACTCGGCCCTGCTGGATGCCGGCCTTGACCTCGCGGTGACAGACCGGCTCTCAGCCGGCGTCTCCTACCAAGGCCAATATGCGGACAGTGTCTCCGACAACGCCATCAAAGGCCGCCTGACCTGGCTGTTCAACTAG
- a CDS encoding TIGR04283 family arsenosugar biosynthesis glycosyltransferase: MISVIIPTLNAERVLVPTLSALVPAVVDGIVQEAIIADGGSTDDTYVIADAAGVHLVQAPRGRGTQLEAGAAAAKGDWLLFLHADTVLDPGWFNEAMNFIERIETGRRKPAAAYFRFALDDEGFMPRLIEMMVGLRCGLLSLPYGDQGLLISRAHYQRLGGFRPLPLMEDVDLVRRLKRRELYGLKTRAVTSAQRYQDEGYLMRCCRNLGLMLLYLLRVPPRVLARLYE; this comes from the coding sequence ATGATCTCGGTCATTATTCCAACGCTCAACGCCGAGCGGGTTCTCGTGCCGACGCTGTCGGCGCTTGTCCCCGCCGTGGTCGATGGCATCGTGCAGGAAGCCATCATCGCGGATGGCGGGTCGACCGACGATACCTACGTGATCGCCGACGCCGCCGGCGTTCACTTGGTGCAAGCGCCGCGGGGACGGGGCACGCAGCTGGAAGCGGGCGCCGCCGCCGCGAAGGGCGATTGGCTGCTCTTCCTGCATGCGGACACTGTGTTGGATCCGGGCTGGTTCAACGAAGCCATGAATTTCATCGAGCGCATCGAGACGGGCCGCCGCAAGCCCGCGGCCGCGTATTTCCGCTTCGCGCTGGACGACGAAGGCTTCATGCCGCGGCTGATCGAAATGATGGTCGGGCTTCGCTGCGGGCTGCTGTCGCTGCCCTATGGCGATCAAGGTCTGCTGATCTCGCGGGCTCATTATCAGCGGCTTGGCGGTTTCCGGCCGCTCCCGCTGATGGAAGACGTGGATCTCGTGCGCAGGTTGAAGCGCCGGGAGCTGTATGGGCTGAAGACGCGGGCCGTCACCAGCGCCCAGCGCTATCAGGACGAGGGCTATCTGATGCGCTGCTGCCGCAATCTCGGGCTCATGCTTCTTTATCTCCTGCGCGTTCCGCCGCGCGTTCTTGCCCGGCTCTACGAGTAG
- the mutY gene encoding A/G-specific adenine glycosylase produces MQDVHTDAAGTEIAPALLTWYRREGRALPWRAPPGTLQDPYKVWLSEVMLQQTTVKTVTPRFIDFVRRWPDVDALARAELGTVLAAWAGLGYYARARNLHACARVVSEEHGARFPDTEEGLGKLPGIGGYTSAAIAAIAFGRKASPVDGNIERVLARLFAIETPLPAAKPQIKALAEQLTPETHAGDFAQAMMDLGAMICTPRNPACGLCPVRPSCRGFAAGIAEQLPYKAAKAERPTRRGTAFVAMREDGAVLLRERPPKGLLGGMLETPSTPWEESPRSQGAVAHAPLNAAWKKLPGVVSHTFTHFHLELTVYRADAARDVEVLDAAEPDRCRWLRQRELPGAALPTVMRKVLAHALDERAAVSKKRDARKPASGAPRRADRRSA; encoded by the coding sequence ATGCAAGACGTTCACACGGACGCCGCGGGAACCGAGATCGCGCCCGCGCTCCTGACTTGGTACCGGCGCGAGGGCCGGGCCCTGCCTTGGCGTGCGCCGCCTGGAACCCTGCAAGATCCCTACAAGGTGTGGCTGAGCGAGGTCATGCTGCAGCAGACCACCGTCAAGACGGTGACGCCGCGCTTCATCGACTTCGTCCGCCGCTGGCCGGATGTGGATGCGCTGGCCCGAGCCGAGCTGGGTACCGTCCTCGCCGCTTGGGCCGGCCTCGGCTACTACGCCCGCGCAAGAAATCTCCATGCCTGCGCGCGCGTGGTGTCGGAGGAGCACGGGGCCCGGTTTCCGGATACGGAGGAGGGCTTGGGGAAGCTGCCCGGGATCGGCGGCTATACGTCCGCCGCGATCGCCGCGATCGCCTTCGGCCGGAAGGCATCGCCGGTGGACGGCAATATCGAGCGGGTACTTGCCAGGCTCTTCGCCATCGAGACGCCGCTGCCGGCCGCGAAGCCGCAGATCAAGGCGCTGGCGGAACAGCTGACGCCCGAGACCCATGCCGGGGACTTCGCCCAGGCCATGATGGATCTCGGCGCGATGATCTGTACGCCCCGTAACCCCGCCTGCGGCCTATGTCCGGTGCGGCCGAGCTGTCGCGGGTTCGCGGCAGGCATTGCCGAGCAACTCCCCTACAAGGCGGCGAAGGCCGAGCGGCCCACCAGGCGCGGGACGGCATTCGTCGCCATGCGCGAGGACGGTGCGGTGCTCCTGCGCGAACGGCCGCCGAAAGGTCTACTCGGCGGCATGTTGGAGACGCCGTCTACGCCTTGGGAAGAAAGCCCGCGATCGCAGGGCGCGGTAGCGCACGCACCCTTAAATGCGGCCTGGAAAAAACTGCCGGGTGTTGTCTCCCACACGTTCACGCATTTTCATCTCGAACTGACGGTCTATCGGGCCGATGCCGCGCGCGACGTCGAGGTGCTGGACGCAGCTGAGCCTGACCGTTGCCGTTGGCTCCGACAACGCGAACTGCCCGGGGCCGCGTTGCCGACGGTCATGCGGAAGGTCCTCGCCCACGCGCTGGACGAGCGTGCCGCCGTCTCAAAAAAGCGTGACGCTAGGAAGCCAGCTTCTGGCGCGCCTCGGCGCGCAGATCGTCGATCGGCTTGA
- a CDS encoding alpha/beta hydrolase — MAETIVMVHGVNCGGWCFEPFRAVFEARGFECLTPDLIGHGADKTDGIEKLTGVGIADYRAQMRDLVAALPKKPIVLGHSMGAVIAQQLAAEGLAEKLVLASPAPRAGILPSSDPEKQLSQDLMSLGPFWTRAFDPNFEIACSISLNRLPPDRQRQMFEAFGPESGQALFELFFWMFDRAGATAVDTAAVTCPVLTLSGTEDNVVPLATAMATAEAYLGSPFWALEGHAHMLVVEDGAEEIAGRIADWLG; from the coding sequence ATGGCAGAAACGATCGTCATGGTGCACGGCGTCAATTGCGGCGGCTGGTGCTTCGAGCCCTTTCGGGCCGTGTTCGAGGCGCGTGGGTTCGAGTGCCTAACGCCCGATCTCATCGGGCACGGGGCCGACAAGACGGACGGGATCGAGAAACTCACCGGTGTCGGTATCGCCGACTACCGCGCCCAAATGCGCGATCTCGTGGCGGCGCTGCCGAAGAAGCCGATCGTGCTCGGTCATTCCATGGGCGCGGTCATCGCGCAGCAACTCGCCGCCGAAGGTCTGGCCGAGAAGCTCGTCCTGGCGAGCCCGGCGCCGAGGGCGGGAATTCTGCCCTCGTCGGATCCGGAGAAGCAGCTTAGCCAGGACTTGATGTCTCTCGGGCCGTTTTGGACGCGCGCCTTCGATCCGAATTTCGAGATCGCTTGTTCCATCAGCCTCAACCGCCTGCCGCCGGACAGGCAACGGCAGATGTTCGAGGCCTTCGGGCCGGAATCGGGTCAGGCTCTGTTCGAATTGTTCTTCTGGATGTTCGATCGCGCCGGTGCGACCGCCGTCGATACGGCCGCCGTCACTTGCCCGGTGCTGACGCTGTCCGGGACCGAGGACAATGTCGTGCCACTGGCGACGGCGATGGCGACGGCGGAGGCCTATTTGGGCAGCCCGTTCTGGGCGCTGGAAGGCCACGCCCATATGCTGGTGGTGGAAGACGGCGCGGAGGAGATCGCCGGTCGTATCGCCGACTGGCTCGGTTAG
- a CDS encoding site-specific DNA-methyltransferase, producing MGMGDTGKQPLPRNKIIVGDCIEELEKLPAESVDLVFADPPYNLQLANELYRPNNSRVDGVDDDWDKFASFETYDRFTRDWLAACRRVLKPNGSLWVIGSYHNIFRVGTALQDLGYWVLNDVIWRKTNPMPNFRGRRFTNAHETMIWASTGQKARYTFNYESMKALNEDLQMRSDWLLPICSGAERLRQDGRKTHPTQKPEALLQRVILAASHPGDVILDPFMGSGTTAVAAKRLGRAFVGIEREKAYAKAARDRLKSVETLDPASLQAAKGKRAETRVPFGTLVELGLLSPGTALYDPAARHEAKVRADGSIACAGAQGSIHKIGAHVQGAMACNGWTFWHYEAGGALKPIDDLRAEARQKLAS from the coding sequence ATGGGTATGGGGGATACGGGGAAGCAGCCGCTTCCGCGCAACAAGATCATTGTGGGTGATTGCATCGAGGAGCTCGAAAAGCTTCCCGCCGAGAGCGTCGATCTCGTCTTTGCCGATCCGCCGTACAATCTTCAGCTCGCGAACGAGCTCTACCGTCCCAACAACAGCCGCGTCGACGGCGTCGACGACGACTGGGACAAGTTCGCAAGCTTCGAAACCTATGACCGGTTCACCCGCGATTGGCTGGCCGCATGCCGCCGCGTGCTGAAGCCGAACGGCAGCCTCTGGGTCATCGGCAGCTATCACAACATCTTTCGCGTGGGCACCGCGCTCCAGGACCTGGGCTACTGGGTCCTGAACGACGTGATCTGGCGCAAGACGAACCCCATGCCGAACTTCCGCGGGCGCCGCTTCACCAACGCGCATGAGACGATGATCTGGGCCTCCACGGGACAGAAAGCGCGCTACACCTTCAACTACGAATCCATGAAGGCGCTGAACGAGGACCTGCAGATGCGGTCCGATTGGCTGCTGCCGATCTGCTCGGGCGCCGAGCGCTTGAGGCAGGACGGGCGCAAGACCCATCCCACGCAGAAGCCGGAAGCGCTTCTGCAACGGGTGATCCTGGCGGCGAGCCATCCGGGCGATGTGATCCTCGACCCGTTCATGGGCTCGGGCACGACGGCCGTCGCCGCGAAGCGTCTGGGGCGCGCCTTTGTCGGCATCGAGCGCGAGAAGGCCTATGCCAAAGCGGCACGCGACCGTCTCAAGTCGGTCGAAACGCTGGATCCCGCTTCTCTTCAGGCCGCCAAGGGCAAGCGCGCCGAAACGCGCGTCCCGTTCGGAACGCTCGTGGAGCTCGGTCTGTTGTCGCCGGGAACTGCTCTATACGATCCGGCGGCGCGCCACGAAGCCAAGGTGCGGGCGGACGGATCGATTGCCTGCGCCGGCGCGCAAGGGTCCATCCATAAGATCGGCGCCCATGTGCAGGGGGCGATGGCCTGCAACGGCTGGACGTTCTGGCACTACGAGGCCGGCGGCGCGCTCAAGCCGATCGACGATCTGCGCGCCGAGGCGCGCCAGAAGCTGGCTTCCTAG
- a CDS encoding DUF721 domain-containing protein: protein MMNSTKRKPSGAARKAGARPIGAFVEKALDQAARARGFATTALLSDWRAIAGAELARYTMPDRIIWPRRHDHWEDEQTDNPRARGHRRDGATLVLRIEGPRAIEVQHRATQILERINAYFGYRAVTEMRFLQAPISRVARPKRTPKPPLPAYALPKSAGIQDKGLARALDRLGALATHRTETERRRPARRS, encoded by the coding sequence ATGATGAACAGCACCAAACGAAAGCCCTCGGGCGCCGCGCGAAAGGCCGGCGCGCGGCCGATCGGCGCCTTCGTCGAGAAGGCGCTGGACCAGGCGGCGCGGGCGCGCGGCTTCGCCACCACCGCGCTCCTCAGCGACTGGCGCGCCATCGCCGGCGCCGAACTTGCCCGTTACACCATGCCCGACCGCATCATCTGGCCGCGCCGCCACGACCATTGGGAAGACGAGCAGACCGACAATCCGCGCGCCCGTGGCCACCGGCGTGACGGGGCGACCCTGGTCCTGCGGATCGAAGGGCCCCGGGCCATCGAAGTACAGCATCGCGCCACGCAGATATTGGAGCGGATCAACGCCTATTTCGGCTACCGGGCGGTGACGGAGATGCGCTTCCTGCAAGCGCCGATTTCCCGCGTCGCCCGCCCCAAGCGCACGCCGAAACCTCCGCTGCCCGCCTACGCCTTGCCCAAATCCGCAGGCATTCAGGACAAAGGCCTGGCCCGGGCACTGGACCGGCTGGGCGCTCTCGCCACGCATCGCACCGAGACCGAAAGAAGACGGCCAGCGCGGCGGAGTTGA
- a CDS encoding ribonuclease HII produces MESPSRPQASLPTFDLETEMMDLHGVPVAGVDEAGRGPWAGPVVVAAVVLNPDRIPEGLNDSKLLTPQAREDRYEEIVASARVSVVIGQVGRIDRDNILQATLWGMRTAFRSLEIAQAAALIDGNAVPKRFPGTARAVIGGDGKSLSIAAASIVAKVTRDRLMVKLAKRYRGYGWENNKGYGTPEHASGIERHGVCPHHRRSFAPIQRILATRADFADADG; encoded by the coding sequence ATGGAATCGCCATCGCGCCCGCAAGCCAGCCTGCCGACCTTCGATCTCGAAACGGAGATGATGGATCTCCACGGCGTGCCGGTGGCGGGCGTCGATGAGGCGGGCCGCGGGCCCTGGGCCGGTCCCGTCGTGGTGGCCGCGGTCGTGCTCAACCCGGATCGCATCCCCGAGGGACTGAACGACTCCAAACTGCTTACGCCGCAGGCCCGCGAGGACCGCTACGAGGAGATCGTGGCGAGCGCCCGCGTCTCCGTCGTCATCGGGCAGGTCGGCCGTATCGATCGGGACAACATTCTGCAAGCCACGCTATGGGGCATGCGCACGGCGTTCCGGAGCCTCGAAATCGCACAAGCCGCCGCGCTGATCGACGGCAATGCCGTTCCCAAGCGCTTTCCCGGCACGGCCCGGGCCGTGATTGGCGGCGACGGAAAATCGCTCTCGATTGCCGCCGCATCCATCGTGGCGAAGGTCACCCGCGACCGGCTCATGGTGAAGCTCGCCAAGCGCTATCGCGGCTATGGCTGGGAGAACAACAAGGGCTACGGCACGCCGGAACATGCCAGCGGCATCGAACGGCATGGCGTTTGCCCGCACCACCGCCGCTCCTTCGCGCCGATCCAGCGCATCCTTGCTACGCGGGCGGATTTCGCGGACGCCGACGGCTAA
- a CDS encoding TIGR04282 family arsenosugar biosynthesis glycosyltransferase produces the protein MTSGRRRGASAFAPSLIVPSLNVPSLIVPSLIVMAKQPKAGAVKQRLARGIGNVAAARFHRTTLRHTLMRLGTDPRWRTYLAVTPDSALAESCWPSWPRVPRIPQGEGDLGARMRALFDCMPPGPVVLVGSDIPRISRAHIAEAFRRLGNADAVFGPAQDGGYWLVGFKRSPGRLAPFDGVPWSTDQALAATCANLKGRKIAFTATLSDVDTAEDLKSQRGLAERLVPPS, from the coding sequence GTGACCAGCGGACGCCGGCGAGGCGCCTCCGCCTTCGCGCCAAGTCTCATCGTGCCAAGTCTCAACGTGCCAAGTCTCATCGTGCCAAGCCTCATCGTCATGGCCAAACAGCCGAAGGCCGGTGCCGTCAAACAGCGCTTGGCGCGGGGCATTGGCAACGTCGCGGCGGCGCGGTTCCACCGCACGACGTTGCGCCACACGCTGATGCGGCTCGGGACCGATCCGCGCTGGCGGACCTATCTGGCGGTGACGCCTGATTCTGCGCTTGCGGAATCCTGCTGGCCGTCATGGCCGCGTGTGCCCCGGATTCCCCAAGGCGAGGGGGATCTCGGAGCGCGCATGCGGGCGCTGTTCGATTGCATGCCGCCTGGGCCGGTCGTCCTTGTCGGCAGCGATATCCCGCGGATCTCTCGCGCCCATATCGCCGAAGCCTTCCGGCGCCTCGGCAACGCGGATGCCGTGTTCGGCCCGGCGCAGGACGGCGGCTATTGGCTGGTCGGGTTCAAGCGAAGCCCCGGACGCCTCGCGCCGTTCGACGGCGTACCATGGTCCACGGATCAAGCCCTTGCGGCCACATGTGCGAACCTTAAGGGGCGAAAGATCGCGTTTACGGCCACGCTCAGCGACGTGGACACGGCCGAAGATTTGAAGAGTCAGCGCGGGCTCGCGGAGCGTCTAGTACCGCCTAGTTGA
- a CDS encoding PA0069 family radical SAM protein: MNVAIRKPSHDESLPHEAGGVAYARRHGRGAQTNRSGRFEAKTYEPVDDGWESLGDLEALRTEVQEVPARRIITKNDSPDIGFDRSINPYRGCEHGCVYCFARPTHAFLGMSPGLDFETKLFAKTNAAQALERELAAPGYEPRMIAIGSNTDPYQPVERRYRIMRRILEVLSEANHPVGIVTKSALVLRDLDILQSMAERGLVKVALSVTTLDRQLARTMEPRASTPDKRLEAVETLSNAGVPTSVMVAPVVPGLTDAEIERILERASAAGASEAGYILLRLPLEIGDLFVEWLRANCPDRADRVLSLMRQTRGGKLYDAEWHGRMEGDGPYAWMIGRRFQMAAERLGLDKRHKLRTDLFTPPTLPGQQLSLL, encoded by the coding sequence ATGAACGTCGCCATTCGCAAGCCAAGCCACGACGAGAGCCTGCCCCATGAGGCGGGCGGGGTGGCCTATGCGCGCCGCCACGGGCGAGGCGCGCAGACCAACCGTTCGGGACGATTCGAGGCCAAGACCTACGAGCCCGTGGACGATGGTTGGGAGTCCCTTGGCGATCTCGAGGCGCTCCGGACAGAGGTGCAGGAAGTTCCGGCCCGGCGCATCATCACCAAGAATGACTCGCCGGATATCGGCTTCGACCGCTCGATCAACCCGTATCGGGGCTGTGAGCATGGGTGCGTCTATTGCTTCGCGCGGCCGACGCACGCGTTCCTCGGCATGTCGCCGGGCCTCGACTTCGAGACTAAGCTCTTCGCCAAGACCAACGCCGCACAGGCGCTGGAACGCGAACTGGCCGCGCCCGGCTACGAGCCCCGCATGATCGCAATCGGCTCGAACACCGACCCTTATCAGCCCGTGGAGCGGCGCTACCGCATCATGCGGCGCATTCTGGAAGTGCTGAGCGAGGCCAACCACCCGGTTGGGATCGTCACCAAGTCGGCGCTCGTCCTCCGCGACCTCGACATTCTGCAATCCATGGCGGAACGCGGCCTCGTGAAGGTGGCGCTTTCGGTCACTACGCTGGACCGGCAGCTGGCGCGGACGATGGAGCCGCGCGCGAGCACGCCGGACAAGCGGCTGGAGGCCGTGGAGACGCTCTCAAACGCCGGCGTGCCCACCTCCGTGATGGTCGCCCCCGTCGTGCCCGGTCTCACAGACGCCGAGATCGAACGGATCCTGGAGCGCGCGTCGGCCGCGGGGGCCAGTGAAGCAGGCTATATCCTGCTTCGGCTGCCGCTCGAGATCGGCGATCTCTTCGTCGAATGGCTGCGGGCCAATTGCCCCGACCGTGCCGACCGCGTGCTGTCCCTGATGAGGCAGACCAGGGGTGGGAAGCTATACGATGCGGAGTGGCACGGCCGCATGGAGGGCGACGGGCCGTATGCCTGGATGATCGGCCGGCGGTTTCAGATGGCCGCCGAACGGCTCGGCCTCGACAAGCGCCACAAATTGCGCACTGACCTGTTCACGCCCCCCACCCTGCCCGGCCAACAGCTCAGCCTGCTCTAA
- a CDS encoding DsbA family protein, protein MAKPKKDTTEASTEAKKSHTGVYIIGALVAVVLAVGLYFSSGETAADPDAPKANPELAALLEAGPLEDIVLGDPNADNVIVEYASMTCPHCAHFYTEVFPQVKEKYIDTGKARFIFREFPLDSLAARASMVARCAGKDRFYPLIDGLFETQETWAAPGPDGQEKLKLIAKQAGFSEESYKQCVEDKDLFNKIVAVRKKAHEEFGVDGTPAFFVNGTRLEGVGIESFDAVIEGKPETPPSG, encoded by the coding sequence GTGGCAAAGCCCAAGAAAGATACGACCGAAGCCTCGACCGAGGCCAAGAAGAGCCATACTGGCGTTTACATCATCGGCGCGCTGGTAGCCGTCGTGCTGGCCGTAGGCCTGTACTTCTCAAGCGGAGAGACAGCGGCGGACCCTGACGCCCCCAAGGCCAATCCGGAGCTGGCCGCTCTGCTGGAGGCGGGCCCACTGGAAGACATCGTGCTCGGCGATCCCAACGCGGACAACGTGATCGTGGAATACGCCTCGATGACCTGCCCTCACTGCGCGCACTTCTATACAGAGGTGTTCCCGCAGGTGAAGGAGAAGTACATCGACACAGGCAAGGCCCGCTTCATCTTCCGCGAGTTTCCTTTGGACAGCCTTGCGGCCCGCGCGTCGATGGTGGCCCGCTGCGCCGGCAAGGACCGGTTCTACCCGCTCATCGACGGCCTGTTCGAAACCCAGGAGACCTGGGCTGCCCCGGGTCCCGACGGCCAGGAGAAGCTGAAGCTCATCGCCAAGCAGGCCGGCTTCTCCGAGGAGAGCTACAAGCAGTGCGTCGAAGACAAGGACCTGTTCAACAAGATCGTCGCCGTCCGTAAGAAGGCGCACGAAGAATTCGGCGTCGACGGCACGCCCGCCTTCTTCGTCAACGGAACGCGGCTCGAGGGCGTCGGCATCGAGTCGTTCGACGCGGTGATCGAGGGCAAGCCGGAAACGCCGCCGAGCGGCTAG